A single window of Rubripirellula lacrimiformis DNA harbors:
- a CDS encoding putative zinc-binding metallopeptidase, translating to MPSGRSNDPDLNSKSDDELLDMRMCDLNLSIVGTPLEKRIQQLNEELVARGLNFRPHCWLSEEWFSPDDIPGIAIPFYLAHPRLMRLERKQLLEVEGGTHQWCMKILRHEAGHAIDTAYRLRRKALYRQLFGKASEPYPEYYNPTPSSKDHVLHLEMWYAQAHPLEDFAETFAVWLRPGSRWRVRYRDWPAIEKLHAVDDFMKSIRGKKSPVSSRATVEPISRCRKTLRTHYERKREHYGVDYPSIYDNDLRKLFPTTPADKRNVTAAAFLTRIRSELRISVARWTGEYTYTIDQVIQEMIERCRELKLRVGGSADETKRNAMILVAVRTTNFLHEGRHRVAV from the coding sequence TTGCCGAGCGGAAGGTCCAACGATCCGGACCTGAATTCGAAGAGCGACGACGAATTGCTTGATATGCGGATGTGCGACTTGAATTTGTCGATCGTCGGCACTCCGCTGGAAAAACGAATCCAGCAACTCAACGAGGAATTGGTCGCTCGAGGTCTGAATTTCAGGCCACACTGCTGGCTCAGCGAGGAATGGTTTTCGCCCGACGACATCCCCGGCATCGCGATCCCATTCTATCTGGCCCACCCCCGGCTGATGCGGCTGGAACGCAAACAACTGCTAGAGGTCGAAGGCGGCACCCACCAGTGGTGCATGAAAATCCTTCGCCACGAAGCCGGCCATGCGATCGACACCGCCTATCGGCTGCGCCGCAAAGCCCTGTATCGCCAATTGTTTGGCAAGGCGTCCGAACCGTATCCGGAATACTACAACCCGACACCGTCCAGCAAGGATCATGTCCTGCATCTAGAGATGTGGTACGCTCAAGCCCACCCGTTAGAGGATTTTGCGGAAACATTCGCCGTCTGGCTGCGGCCAGGATCGCGGTGGCGAGTACGATATCGGGACTGGCCAGCGATCGAAAAACTCCACGCCGTCGACGATTTCATGAAATCGATCCGAGGCAAAAAATCCCCGGTCAGTTCCCGGGCCACGGTGGAACCCATTTCACGCTGTCGCAAGACCCTGCGTACGCACTACGAGCGAAAACGCGAACATTACGGCGTGGACTACCCCAGCATCTACGACAATGATCTGCGCAAACTGTTTCCGACCACTCCGGCAGATAAACGTAACGTGACGGCCGCCGCATTTCTGACCCGGATTCGTTCCGAACTGCGAATCTCTGTCGCCCGCTGGACCGGCGAATACACCTACACCATCGACCAAGTGATCCAGGAAATGATTGAACGCTGTCGCGAGCTGAAATTGCGAGTCGGTGGATCGGCCGACGAAACCAAACGCAACGCGATGATCCTGGTGGCTGTTCGAACGACCAATTTCTTGCACGAAGGACGCCACCGTGTCGCGGTTTGA
- a CDS encoding D-alanine--D-alanine ligase family protein, which produces MTKRRILVLVRDGHVPPLTLKGISDAEMDPWKAEFDVCETLRRLGHEVLPLGVYDDLAPIRNALQEFEPDITFMLLEEFHGVVTYDFAVISYLELMQQPYTGCNPRGLLLSKDKALSKKVLAYHRIPTPRFAVFPFGRKTHRPKKLSFPLFVKSVIEDASFGIAQASIVHTDEALAERVAFLHDKTKDDVIAEQYIEGRELYVGVVGNTRLTTFPAWEMDFGKMPDDVAKIATRTVKFNRKYQEKNNITTREADDLDPVTKDRISKICKRVYRALSMSGYARMDLRMTAAGGIYVIEANANPNIEYGEDFSESAEVAGITYEALLQRIVNLGLSYKAAWMAT; this is translated from the coding sequence ATGACTAAACGTCGTATCCTAGTGCTGGTCCGCGATGGACACGTCCCGCCGCTGACGTTGAAGGGGATCAGCGACGCTGAAATGGATCCCTGGAAAGCCGAATTTGACGTCTGCGAAACGCTGCGACGCCTCGGGCACGAAGTGCTGCCGCTGGGCGTGTACGACGACTTGGCCCCGATCCGCAACGCGCTGCAGGAATTCGAACCCGACATCACGTTCATGCTGTTGGAAGAATTCCATGGCGTGGTGACCTACGATTTTGCCGTGATCAGCTATCTGGAACTGATGCAGCAACCGTACACCGGATGCAACCCACGGGGACTGCTGCTCAGCAAAGACAAGGCACTGTCGAAAAAAGTGCTGGCCTACCACCGCATCCCAACACCCCGCTTCGCCGTCTTTCCGTTTGGCCGCAAAACCCATCGCCCCAAGAAGCTGTCCTTTCCGCTGTTTGTCAAATCGGTCATCGAGGACGCATCGTTTGGCATCGCCCAAGCATCGATCGTGCACACCGACGAAGCGCTGGCCGAACGGGTCGCGTTCTTGCACGACAAAACCAAAGACGATGTGATCGCCGAACAGTACATCGAAGGCCGCGAACTGTACGTGGGCGTCGTCGGCAACACTCGACTAACAACCTTTCCCGCTTGGGAGATGGATTTCGGGAAGATGCCCGATGACGTGGCAAAGATCGCCACCCGAACCGTCAAGTTCAATCGCAAGTACCAAGAGAAAAACAACATCACGACCCGCGAAGCGGATGATCTTGACCCGGTCACGAAGGATCGTATCTCGAAAATCTGCAAGCGAGTTTATCGGGCGCTTAGCATGAGCGGGTATGCCCGCATGGACCTGCGGATGACCGCTGCGGGCGGTATCTATGTGATCGAAGCCAACGCAAACCCCAACATCGAATACGGCGAAGACTTTTCGGAATCCGCCGAGGTCGCAGGGATCACCTACGAGGCCCTGCTGCAGCGGATCGTCAACCTGGGGCTAAGCTACAAAGCCGCCTGGATGGCCACCTAG
- a CDS encoding FG-GAP repeat domain-containing protein, whose product MFRYRWILLSLPFVFAGSAPAIEFEKRVLDPQVGDVCYAVTAADVDGDGDLDAVAISEREAVWFENPTWKKRVMVSDACPRDLVCIAAGDIDADGQVDFALGAGWPKNGGTIHWITRGETLDDPWSVHSIGAQPWTHRMRFADVLGRGRDQLVVTPLNAVGEPGIRLMAFSIPADPVAGPWQPVVMDGSLNKAHNHWHRSGPVTDTIVASDEGLTRLVKSKDGFQSERLSEQASGEVKSGVLGDRKMLATIEPMHGSRVAVHIGDQVGPHMKRIVLDDSYAQGHAVWCADFDGDGRDEVVAAHREPKSDGTAPGIYLYRSDDESGDHWTKQAIDLPMACEDVWCADFNGDGRVDILAGGRATQDVNLYLNVTGP is encoded by the coding sequence ATGTTTCGCTACCGATGGATTCTGCTGTCGCTGCCATTTGTTTTCGCTGGCAGCGCCCCTGCGATCGAGTTTGAAAAACGAGTTTTGGATCCACAGGTTGGCGACGTTTGCTATGCCGTGACGGCGGCTGATGTCGACGGGGATGGTGACTTGGACGCGGTGGCGATCAGCGAGCGCGAGGCGGTGTGGTTCGAAAATCCAACGTGGAAGAAACGCGTCATGGTCTCCGATGCCTGTCCTCGCGATCTGGTTTGCATCGCTGCCGGTGACATCGACGCGGACGGACAGGTTGACTTTGCGTTGGGCGCGGGCTGGCCCAAGAACGGCGGCACGATCCACTGGATCACGCGAGGCGAAACGCTGGACGATCCGTGGTCGGTGCATTCGATCGGCGCCCAGCCATGGACTCACCGAATGCGGTTCGCCGATGTGCTAGGCCGCGGTCGCGATCAGTTGGTGGTCACTCCGCTGAACGCGGTCGGCGAACCGGGCATTCGCTTGATGGCGTTTTCGATCCCCGCGGACCCGGTTGCCGGACCCTGGCAACCGGTCGTGATGGATGGTTCGCTGAACAAGGCTCACAACCACTGGCATCGCAGCGGCCCGGTCACCGATACGATCGTTGCCAGCGACGAGGGGTTGACCCGTTTGGTGAAAAGTAAGGACGGCTTTCAGTCAGAAAGGTTGTCCGAGCAGGCATCGGGCGAAGTCAAGTCGGGCGTGCTGGGGGATCGCAAAATGTTGGCGACGATCGAACCGATGCATGGCAGTCGTGTGGCGGTGCACATCGGCGACCAAGTCGGTCCGCACATGAAGCGAATCGTGCTGGACGATTCTTACGCGCAGGGGCACGCGGTTTGGTGCGCCGATTTTGATGGTGACGGACGTGACGAGGTTGTGGCAGCTCACCGCGAACCGAAATCCGATGGGACGGCCCCGGGGATCTACCTGTATCGGTCGGACGACGAATCGGGGGACCATTGGACCAAGCAGGCGATCGATCTTCCGATGGCCTGCGAAGACGTCTGGTGTGCCGATTTCAACGGCGACGGCCGCGTCGATATCTTGGCCGGTGGCCGCGCCACTCAGGACGTGAACCTGTACCTGAACGTCACCGGTCCCTAG
- a CDS encoding GntR family transcriptional regulator: protein MFLSIDFQSDVAIYLQIVRQIKASIAAGTMRSGQLLPSGRVLSGQLAINPNTVARAFTELQNDGVIESLRGRGMVISSGAAAICRRHRDGVLAERIGGVLAEAWNAGLDAEAIESIVHSELKKLSKTTPNVHVETGPAPASEPATANSTTKKEG, encoded by the coding sequence ATGTTTCTATCCATCGATTTTCAGTCCGATGTCGCGATCTATTTGCAGATCGTCCGGCAAATCAAAGCGTCGATCGCCGCTGGCACGATGCGCAGTGGGCAGTTGTTGCCCAGCGGCCGTGTGTTGTCCGGCCAGTTGGCCATCAACCCCAACACCGTCGCCCGCGCCTTCACCGAGCTTCAAAACGACGGCGTGATCGAATCGCTGCGAGGTCGTGGGATGGTGATCTCCAGTGGCGCCGCGGCGATCTGCCGCCGCCACCGCGACGGAGTGCTGGCCGAGCGGATCGGAGGCGTTTTGGCCGAGGCGTGGAACGCCGGCCTGGATGCTGAGGCGATTGAATCGATCGTCCACAGCGAACTGAAAAAACTGTCCAAGACGACTCCCAACGTCCATGTTGAAACGGGCCCCGCCCCGGCTTCGGAACCTGCCACCGCGAACTCCACCACCAAGAAAGAGGGCTAA
- a CDS encoding ABC transporter ATP-binding protein yields MPPVISAKNLSMHFRRCDALRGVDMEIQPGTVFALLGENGAGKTTLIRILTGFQKPSSGTCLVSGVNPSTHPLKVRRSIGYVSDSPALYDWMTVAQIGGFAASFYDREFLTQYEESIRRYDIQPDQKVKHLSKGQRAKVALSLALSHDPDLLILDEPTSGLDPKVRRSFLESMIDRAATGRTVFLSSHQISEVERVADTIAILHQGKIVLHGSLAEIRETIWQVVVDVDDPLRALPILAAPAQILSEEASGGQRQMFVRYLKPEMIDELRATEGVVDVRHRVATLEEVFVACTSGDLPTQSAPSDQPATETKREAVL; encoded by the coding sequence ATGCCGCCAGTGATCTCTGCCAAAAACTTGTCCATGCACTTTCGCCGCTGCGATGCACTTCGCGGGGTGGATATGGAGATACAGCCCGGAACGGTCTTCGCTCTGCTGGGCGAAAACGGAGCCGGCAAGACAACCCTGATTCGAATTTTGACGGGGTTCCAAAAACCGTCGTCGGGTACGTGCTTGGTGTCGGGCGTGAACCCCAGCACCCATCCACTGAAGGTCCGCCGCAGCATCGGGTACGTGTCGGATTCGCCGGCCCTTTACGACTGGATGACGGTAGCCCAGATCGGCGGCTTTGCGGCCTCGTTCTACGACCGTGAATTCCTGACGCAATACGAAGAATCGATCCGCCGGTACGACATCCAGCCGGACCAAAAGGTCAAACATCTTAGCAAGGGCCAACGCGCCAAGGTCGCTCTGTCGCTGGCCTTGTCGCACGATCCGGATCTACTGATTCTGGACGAACCCACCTCGGGCTTGGATCCGAAGGTTCGCCGCAGTTTTCTGGAAAGCATGATCGACCGGGCCGCAACCGGACGGACCGTGTTTCTGTCTAGCCACCAGATCAGCGAGGTTGAACGGGTGGCCGACACGATCGCGATTTTGCATCAAGGCAAGATCGTGTTGCACGGTTCGCTTGCCGAAATTCGCGAAACGATCTGGCAGGTGGTGGTGGATGTCGACGATCCACTGCGGGCACTGCCGATCTTGGCGGCGCCAGCGCAAATCCTTAGCGAAGAGGCTTCCGGCGGCCAGCGACAAATGTTTGTCCGCTATCTGAAACCCGAAATGATCGACGAACTGCGGGCGACCGAGGGAGTGGTCGACGTTCGTCACCGCGTGGCCACGCTAGAAGAAGTCTTTGTGGCCTGCACATCGGGTGACCTGCCAACGCAGTCCGCACCCAGCGACCAACCAGCAACGGAAACGAAACGGGAGGCGGTATTGTGA
- a CDS encoding ABC transporter permease: MSTFTSMISHNRWLWWKEFRMLMPLALMLVGVALLLFVMTALMGNSYDVNSYVDDVRLLLPIAFPILFAVGCGAVLVGQEREQRTIEFMSSLPLEPRQWIAVKFAVAMLGLLAMWIFALLCLMAMDDGHGSISHWRIGGIQGMSNAPVAYPLWIVHSVYLTICGFYAAWRIRHPFHALVAVVALACLPLAISELFRYVVYVAQRHHLSGEDVRMVTTGLIALLIPIMGWLAYRSAMRILMPQTVGLAESAMPETRHGASDAVARSGNTRSFWSTAPVMGSNWSSMIWQSIRSAPLAIAIPTVLLVAAITGNLMLSEQTLSNSRVIFGTLILVSPIAVSWLGVLVFQNDGSAERIRFLADRGVSPTKAYFARHAIPFAILCGCLCLYSLLALRRTFAAPGDPMQLTIPSLLTVGFAAWVIYSTSQWTSQLFRTLILSAIVGPVVSLMVLGWFVWSIGALETPLWLVAICSLAPMLATWWSMRRYMDMRDRPSSTLAALGVAVVLIGVPVGAATMRVRQIPDMASATRTNLLDEAEKIRRSAFSPIVLSLSKGNDAVFRRTDRSEMLPIDQVEQWLKTRHPTPQQMIPALADVRQHPELAASADKFAFFNLFNTLMYQRLTYESDPESKASWQAFSPWLVAASEIAQSLRNSTQWKDQETADMLEIWIADTLGVPGMDAWKDDPSYQSTVAHLPTSAKRNAARRSAVLATWARYLAKRDNSLDQGLSYQPAYLATWMRSRRADAIVETALAGLRSHDQSDSKSSGDASDAWLRQMHHLQMMPTMPFDFGPYAPRIRSRPAIELIRSGSTYPAEFWGMPWETTIDQLIQENVQ; the protein is encoded by the coding sequence GTGAGCACCTTCACATCAATGATCAGCCACAACCGCTGGCTGTGGTGGAAAGAATTTCGGATGCTGATGCCACTGGCATTGATGCTGGTGGGGGTGGCGTTGCTGCTGTTTGTGATGACGGCGTTGATGGGCAACAGCTACGACGTCAACAGCTATGTAGATGACGTCCGGCTGTTGCTGCCGATCGCATTCCCGATCCTGTTTGCTGTTGGCTGCGGCGCCGTGCTGGTCGGCCAAGAACGTGAACAGCGAACGATCGAATTCATGTCGTCGTTGCCGCTGGAACCGCGACAATGGATCGCGGTGAAGTTCGCGGTGGCGATGTTGGGACTGCTGGCGATGTGGATCTTCGCACTGCTATGTCTGATGGCAATGGACGACGGGCACGGATCGATCTCGCATTGGCGGATCGGCGGCATTCAAGGCATGTCGAACGCACCGGTGGCCTATCCGTTGTGGATTGTGCACAGCGTCTACCTGACGATCTGTGGATTTTACGCCGCATGGCGAATCCGTCATCCCTTCCATGCCTTGGTCGCCGTCGTGGCGTTGGCCTGTCTGCCGCTGGCGATCAGCGAATTGTTTCGCTACGTGGTCTACGTGGCCCAACGACATCACCTCAGCGGCGAAGACGTTCGGATGGTGACGACGGGCCTGATCGCCCTGCTGATTCCAATCATGGGATGGTTGGCCTATCGATCGGCGATGCGGATCCTGATGCCACAAACGGTCGGACTGGCTGAATCTGCGATGCCCGAAACCCGCCACGGGGCATCGGACGCAGTCGCCCGATCTGGCAACACCCGATCATTCTGGTCAACCGCGCCGGTGATGGGATCCAACTGGTCGTCGATGATTTGGCAATCCATCCGCTCGGCTCCGTTGGCGATTGCGATTCCGACAGTGCTGTTGGTGGCGGCGATCACCGGCAACCTGATGCTCAGCGAACAGACGCTTTCCAATTCCAGGGTGATCTTCGGGACCCTGATCTTGGTCAGTCCAATAGCGGTTTCCTGGTTGGGCGTGTTGGTGTTCCAGAACGATGGCTCGGCCGAACGAATCCGTTTCTTGGCAGACCGCGGCGTGTCCCCGACCAAGGCCTACTTCGCCCGACATGCGATCCCCTTTGCCATTCTGTGTGGTTGCCTGTGCCTGTATTCGCTGCTGGCCCTGCGACGAACCTTCGCTGCCCCAGGCGACCCGATGCAATTAACGATTCCGTCGCTGTTGACCGTGGGGTTCGCGGCGTGGGTGATCTATTCGACATCCCAGTGGACCAGCCAACTGTTTCGCACGTTGATCTTGTCCGCGATCGTTGGTCCGGTGGTAAGCCTGATGGTACTGGGCTGGTTCGTATGGTCGATCGGCGCCTTGGAAACTCCGCTTTGGTTGGTGGCGATCTGCTCGCTGGCACCGATGTTGGCGACATGGTGGTCGATGCGACGGTACATGGACATGCGAGACCGACCAAGTTCGACCCTAGCGGCGTTAGGTGTGGCGGTCGTGCTGATCGGCGTACCGGTGGGTGCGGCAACGATGCGCGTTCGCCAGATCCCAGACATGGCATCCGCGACTCGCACCAATCTGTTGGACGAGGCCGAAAAGATCCGCCGATCGGCATTCAGCCCGATCGTCCTATCCCTGTCCAAGGGCAACGACGCCGTCTTCCGCAGGACCGATCGCAGTGAAATGTTGCCGATCGACCAGGTTGAGCAGTGGTTGAAAACCCGACATCCAACGCCCCAGCAGATGATCCCGGCACTGGCCGATGTCCGCCAGCATCCAGAACTGGCAGCGTCGGCCGATAAATTCGCCTTTTTCAACCTATTCAACACGCTGATGTACCAGCGTCTGACCTACGAATCGGATCCTGAATCGAAAGCCAGCTGGCAAGCATTTTCGCCTTGGTTGGTGGCCGCATCCGAGATCGCCCAGTCGCTGCGTAACAGCACGCAGTGGAAAGATCAGGAAACCGCCGACATGCTAGAAATCTGGATCGCCGACACCCTGGGGGTACCAGGCATGGACGCGTGGAAAGACGATCCGTCCTACCAATCGACCGTCGCCCATTTGCCGACCTCGGCGAAACGGAATGCGGCGCGGCGATCTGCCGTGCTGGCGACCTGGGCACGCTACCTTGCCAAACGAGACAACTCGTTGGACCAGGGCTTGTCTTACCAACCGGCGTACTTGGCAACCTGGATGCGATCGCGACGGGCCGACGCCATCGTGGAAACGGCTCTGGCGGGACTCCGCTCGCACGACCAGTCGGATTCAAAATCGTCTGGGGACGCATCCGACGCTTGGCTGCGGCAGATGCATCACTTGCAAATGATGCCAACGATGCCATTCGACTTCGGCCCCTACGCACCTCGAATCCGCTCGCGGCCAGCAATCGAGCTGATTCGCAGCGGATCCACCTACCCAGCCGAGTTCTGGGGCATGCCGTGGGAAACCACCATCGACCAACTGATTCAGGAGAACGTGCAATGA